CTTTTTCCGTCTCCTGCAAGAATGGGCGGAGAAAGAAGAGATCAACCTCCGGTTCTCTCGGAAAATGATTAGTAAAGTTCTGCGTCGAGGAAATTAAAGAAAAGCTGACTTTAAAAATTTTTCCTAGAATATTCTGTTTATTTCCTAGGTTGTTGACGAATTGGTAGTCGACTATCTAAGTCAATATCATGCTTAAGACAAAATCCACGAATGTTTTGGCAAGCATCAATAGCCCAACTTGTCCTATCTCTAGCATACTCAGCACCACAATTTGATACTCCATGGACCAAGCGATGTCTCAGTTTGAATGCTTTATGTAAACCATCCCAATTGCTTACTACTTCTGTTAGCCGTTGCCCACGTTTCGGAAATACCTCTTCTTGCCAAATCTTTTTGTAAGCTTTGTGGCCATGACATGATTTCAGCTGTGTTCTGATATTTACATTTGGAGAAGTTCCAAGAGCAATAACTGCTCGACGAACAGTCCACTCAAAATGGATCACTGCAAGTAATGTAGACAAAGATGGATCTTCAATAAAAAATTGCTGAATTCGTTTTTCTCTAGACAGACTAGAATCTTTGACTAGAAACATGGTTATTTGATGAGATCTCTACAAACAGAAGGAGTGCCTCATAACTGACTAGCAATGCAGTGTATTAGCCCTCAATAATACTCTGCCCATTTTGAAACTCAATATTGATAACTAAAATCCTGAATATTGACAGGGGCACAGGATTGCGGTTGATTGAAGTGGATGTGAAGGGTAGAGTCCATGAAGCGCTTTTTGGGATTAGCAGTTCTTGCTGGGAGCTTAAGTTTGGTTTATCCCCATGCCGCTTTTGCAGGAGACGCCTTAGGCGTGGTCTACCCTGCTGATGGACATGAAACCACTGCAGCTCAGATTTTTCTGATTGGCACTGCCCCAGCCAAAGGTGATGTGACAGTAAATGGTAAGGCGATCGATCGCAGCCCGACTGGAAACTTTGCCCCCAGCTTTCCCCTAGAGATTGGTGAGAATACCTTTACACTTCAGTATGGTGACCAAACTCAAACCCTCAAAATCACCCGCACGGCAGTTTCTCCCTCATCCACTGCAGGCTTGTCAGAAGACTCCCTGAAGCCCAATACAAAGATTGCTAAACTCCCGAATGAACCCGTTTGCTTTAGCACTATTGCCAAACCCAATGCTCAGCTCTCGGTCAAAATTGGTCCACAAACAATTCCCCTGCAATCTCAAGAAAAGTCCGTCAATTTACCCCCCAATTCGGCCGCACTAACTCAACAAAATCAACCGCAAACGGCGGAGAAGCCAGGCATTTACAAAGGGTGTACCACCTTTTCTCAACCTGGCGTTTTGGGTAAACCCGTGTTTCAGCTGACCAAAGATGGACAAACCATCCAGCGGACAGGGACCAGTACGATTGAAATTCTTTCCCCTCAAAATTTTTCCGTTATTGAGGTCACAAGTGACCAAGGAGTGTCGCGCACGGGACCGAGCACGAATTACTCTCGGTTAACGCCCTTACCGAAAGGGACGCAAGCCCGCATCACCGGACGGGAGGGGGAATGGTTGCGGTTGGACTATGGTGCTTGGATCAAAGAGAAAGAAACTCGTCCTCTATCCCAGAATATTCTGCCCCATTCTATTATTCGCAGTCTTCGCAGTCGCCAAACGCCTGGGTGGACTGAAGTGGTATTTCCATTGCAAAATCCGGTACCGATTAGTGTGACTCAGGGTGATCAAACCTTTACCCTGACCCTTCATAACACCACGGCCCAAACGGATGTCATTTTTATGAATGATGACCCAGTGATTCGACGGTTAGATTGGCAGCAGCCTGCACCAGGCCGCGTGGAGTATAAATTTAACCTGAAGCCAAAACAACAGTGGGGCTATAAGCTACGTTACGAAGGCACCAGCTTAATTTTGTCCCTCCGGCATCCTCCTAAAAGCAAGGGACTTGCCAATGTAAAAGTGCTGTTAGATCCAGGACATGGCAGCGAGCATGATCTAGGTGCGCGAGGCCCCACGGGTTTACCCGAGAAAGAAGTCACCATTGTCGTCAGTAAACTACTCCAGGAAGAATTAAAGAAGCGGGGGGCAACCGTTGTGATGACTCGCGAAGGGGATGATGACCTCTATCCCCAGGATCGGGTGGATGTCATTAATAAAACGGAACCGACCATTGCCATTAGTGTTCATTACAATGCGTTGCCTGACAGTGGCGATGCGGTCAACACGGCAGGGATTGGGGCCTTCTGGTACCATGCCCAAAGCCATGATTTGGCAGTCTTTTTACATCATTACCTAGTCGATGATTTGAAGCGTCCTGACTATGGTATTTTTTGGGATAATTTGGCGTTGACTCGACCAACGGTAGCGCCGACGGTATTGATGGAATTGGGATTTATGATTAATCCGACGGAGTTCGAGTGGATTACGGATCCAAAGGCTCAGAAGCAGTTGGCGGTTAGTATGGCAGATGCGATCGCAGCATGGTTCTCAAAACAATAAGGCTAATCTTTGAAGCTACTCTTCAGCTCACCCAACCTGAAGAGTACAACGAATTCCCTAACTAGCTATCCGTTTCAACTTTAGTTAAGTGGATATGCTTGCGCCCCAAGGTCACCTCGAACATATCACCAGGTGTCAATTCCATTTGTTTGGTGTAAGCCGCGCCAACTAGCAAATTGCCATTGGTTTGAACAGACACCATATAGCTGGGTTGACGTCCTGACGTACCAGTTCCGTTACTGGTCGGCTGAGCATCGAGGTCTACTCCTTCAGCATCCAGGACAGCATTCATAAAAGCCATCACATTCAGGCGCTCTGACCCATCTGGGTCGAAGGAGTAGTAGCCACAAGCTTTGGCTTTGTCCTCTCGGCTTAAATCACCCAGCGCTTTGATTTTGGTTAATAGTTTCTCTCCGGTCAATGGCTTAACCGTTTTTTTCTTTAGTTTAGGCATAGGTCTCTAATGCAGTAATAAACACAACAGAAAGGAATCAGGGTATCGCTTATTTTTGGGTAAGCTTTTTTTACTATAGCAAAAGAAAAAATGAATAGGTCAACAATAGCAATTGATTCATTTTTTTACCCTGATGATAAGATTTAGTCTTGGATAAGGTATCCAAGATTACCTAGAGAAAGATATCCAGTAAAGTATATATCAAGTTGCCAAGAATTGAGGGTTAGGATGAAGGCAGGAATTATAGATAGTCAGATCACGCCTTTCACTAGGGAACTGATTTTTGTTTAGGCCAACCCTAATTGTGTTCATAGTCAAAATCTGACTCAGCCATAGAAATGACTCAATAGAACTAGGAATACCTAATATCTAGATGCACTAGAATCAAGTCTGGGTGAGGGTTGACTCAACTAGCATCATCCATAAAGGCGTTAGTTATAGACTAAAAAAAAGCAAGGTATTTCAATACCCAAAATGTACAAGTTCTTAGTCTAGTAGAAGTTTTCTGATATTTAATGCTTTTGTTCTAAGTCTCTTAAGATTGACTGCAACAACCCCTCATTCAAGTACTTGAGATTAAGGAAATATAAATGTCTGCTGACCCATAAGTATTGACCAGATAGTTCAGTACAGGATAAACAGACAAGTCGCCAATCTAGTGCCGATATTGCTGGCCTTTACTAAAGACCCCTAACAAAAGGCCGACAATCGTAATTTGATGTAAAGGACCTAAAAAGAGTCCCGGAATAGGAAGTGATGCTCTTAAGACTAGAGCTATCAATAAACAAAGGACCAAGCCCCATAGGGTTGATACCTGGATCCGTCGTCTAGAGCCTATGACTCGTTCCAAAATGATGACGCCAAGGATGCCGATACCCATATCTATGGCAGCCGAAGAGAGCAATCTCCAGGGAGGACCCAATATTGACCCAATCTGCACTTGTGACGATGCCGGTAAGATCAGGGTCAGCCCATAGTCAATCCCAGAAGCCAAGACAAGGGTAATCACAGAGGCATTGAGCAGTTGTTGCCACGGTAATGACTTGAATTGGTACATGCTTTCATCCGAAAAGAATTGCGTTTCAATTCTACCGATGCTTGGGTCTCAACGGGATGGGGCGACACTTTGCGTTAGCGTTGAGAGATGAATCAAGGATGGACCTATCACAATCAAGTTGATCGAGCTGGGGCAGGACTGACGCTCTTAGGATTTTATGCCCAACGATACCGGCATTCGAGTCGATCAGAATGGCAAGTTCGCATTGAAACGGGACAGGTGCACTTAGACGGCCAGCGAGCTTCCCCAGGTACGGTATTAAAGCAAGGGCAGAGTTTGGCCTACCACCGCCCCCCATGGCAGGAGCCAACGGTACCCTTGACCTTTGACGTTTTATACGAAGATGCGGAAGTATTGGCCATCCATAAACCTTCAGGACTACCGGTGCTTCCAGGGGGTGGTTTTTTGGAACATACCTTGATTCATCAGGTGCAACAATACTTTCCTCAGGGGACTCCTTTTCCCATTCATCGCTTGGGGCGCGGGACATCGGGGGTGGTATTGATGGCGCGATCGCAACCAGCTCGCGCTGCTTTGAGTCAGCAAATGAGGGATCGGCAAATTCAAAAGGTGTATCGAGCGTTGATCGGTCCCGAACAAACTGCTCGCCCACTGGCCGAACAGTTTGAAATTACCCAGACTATTGGCAAGGTGCCTTATCCAGGCTTGGGATATATCTACGCCGCCACCCCCAAAGGACGCCCTGCTCATAGCGCTTGTACAGTTCTTCAACGACGCTCAGAGTCCACTCTACTGGCAGTGACAATCACCACTGGACGTCCCCACCAGATTCGAATTCATTTAGCAACCATGGGCTATCCTTTGCTCGGCGACCCACTGTATGGGGTAGGAGGACAACCCCCATCTGCAAGCCCTGAGGATCTGTCACGACCTGTCCCTGGAGATTGCGGTTATTGTCTCCATGCTTTTTCTTTGCAATTTAGCCACCCAAGGACCCAGGATCTAATGCAGGTTATGAGTGATCCACCAGCCCCCCTGCGTCTCACTTCGGAGTGAAATAGACCGTTGGATTTAGCATGTCTCCAATAATCGAGCCATGGGCTTCTGTATCTCACTTTCCGGCCATCCTATGCGCGAAGCTATAAAGAAGTTCTTCGCGCATAGGATGGCTAGAATCACACATCTGACATGAGTCGGATCACACGAAAAGCTTTCGAGTCCTCTTATATTCGTGTCTAGAGAAACAGGTGAGGAAAGACATGAATCACAGCATTAGAGTTTTCAGCATTGCAACTGTGGCAGGATTAGTCAGTTTAGCCAGTTTGAATTTTGCCCCTTCATCCCATGCCAGCCATTATCTAGAAGTTCAAAATGCTCATTGGCTGGCCAAAGCAGAGCAAAAAAATCTCAATTATGATGGGGTTCTATATTGCGATGATGCTAAGGCGAAGATCAATATTCGTCGAGGTCCTGGAACAGACTATCAAGTTGGATATAGTAGCTTTAGAGGGCTTGAAGTCGATGTTATTGCTTCCTATAAAAGCAATGGTTATAAATGGTACAAAATTCGCTACGTTAACCAGATTTTGCATCAAGCAGAGAATGGATGGGTGAGAGAAGACCTGATCAAAATACTTTAACCTGCAGGTCAATCTGCAGCGAGTGCTATTTAAGCGCTAGAACTCAGCCCTGTCCCGGAACAGTTTAAATTCAACCGCTTGCCCTAGGACGATCTTTTTATGACTCTTTTGGAGCAATCTCTACCCTCATTTATTCGCAATACCCAAGCAGAGTTGCATCAACAGGGCTATATTATCTTGCCCCACATCTTTTCTGACCAAACCTGCCATCAGATATCTGAGAATCTTGCAGAGGTTACCCAATCAAAACCTGGAACCCGACGATTATTAGCTTTCGAGTGGTGCCAAGAACTGGCAAGAAGCCTTAAATCCCATCCACTAATCTCTCCGTTATTAGGACCAAATCCCGTTATCAATCAATGCACCTATTTTGAAAAATCTCCTAATCAAAATTGGTTAGTGGCACTGCATCAAGATGTCAGTATTGCAGTTCAACCAAATGCTGTTACCACTCAGTTGGGAATATCTCAAAAGGAAGGCCTATCTTTCGTGCAACCACCCGTTGAGGTTTTGAAACGGTTGCTTGCTCTCCGTGTTCATTTAGATGACTGCACAAAGGATAATGGTCCTCTAAAAGTGGTGCCCGGCTCTCATCAACAGGGGCGGCTTACTGATCCGATGATTGCAAAACTGCGGGATCACTCCGGTGATATGTCTTGCTTAGTAACCACAGGAGGAGTGTTAGCCATGCGTCCTTTGCTCCTACATGCTTCCAGCAAGATGGCCCTTCCCCAACATCGACGAGTTTTACATTTTCTCTGTGGCCCTCGCCAACTCCCGAATGGATTGGTTTGGCATGAAGCTATTTAGATCAATGCAGGGCCATATAGGCTAAGAAAAATGGGGAAATGCCATAGACGAGGATATATTCTATCCATCAACAACGATTGCTCCTTGAATGTTCAAGGGGAGGTTAACCTCCCAGCTCTGCTGTGCAAATGAACCTCAGAACCCTTTATAATCCGATGGCTTTGTGTCACCCTATATATTCCCATGAGTACTCCCCTGAGCTGGCCTGAATTAGCTGACCGTACCGACTTCCATTTGGATCCTGCAAACGGTCCCACCAATTCTCAATCTTGCCTGCGTTTATTTGGACAATCCGAAGACGATGTCCGGGTGACGTTATTCCGTGATAATCATGCCTGGTGCCCCTACTGCCAGAAAATTTGGCTATGGCTAGAAGAGAAGCAGATTCCCTATCGAATCGAGAAAGTGACGATGTTTTGTTATGGGGAGAAAGAGCGGTGGTATAAGCAGATTGTCCCCTCTGGGATGTTGCCTGCACTGGAGCTCAATGGTCGGGTCATCACCGAAAGTGATGATATTCTAATTGCCCTAGAAAAAGAGTTTGGTCCCATGGGGAAGGGCATGAAAGATCCGGCGGTTATGCCTTTGCGCCAACTAGAGCGATTGCTATTTCGGGCTTGGTGTACTTGGTTGTGCTATCCTTCTCGTCCTCAACAAGATCAGCGTAATCGCGAACAGTTTGTCAGTGTGGTGAAAAAGGTCGAAGCTGCCCTTAGCCAGACTCCAGGCCCTTATTTTTTGGAAGAGTTTGGTACAGCAGACGCTATTTTCACCCCCTATGTCGAGCGGATGAATGCCAGCCTCTACTACTACAAGGGCTACTCACTAAGAGAGGAGAATCCTCGGTTCTCGGATTGGTTTGATGCCATGGAAAGTCGGCCCACCTACCGAGGTACTCAAAGCGATTTCCATACCCATGCCCATGACTTACCGCCGCAAATGGGTGGATGCTATAAAAACGATGATCCGCAAACTGCCATCAATAGGAATCGGGTAGACAATGGCCCCTGGACAGAGTTACCAGATGTCACCTATCCTGAACCCGAAACTTCTCGGGCGGAAGCGTTGCATCGAATGGTCAAGCATCACGAGAATATTATTAAGGTCAATCCTGCCAATGACGAGTTATTTGATGAAGCCCTGCGCTGTGCTCTGACCCATCTGATTACGGGTGAGGTGTGTTCGCCTCCGCCTGGTTCGGATCTTGGCCTGCGGTACTTGCGCGATCGCATCAGTGTTCCGCGGGATATGTCCATCTATGCAGCCAAACGTCTCAAGGCATCTCTAGAGACGACAGCCGCTCTCGTTGGCAACCGTCAAGGGACACCCATCCCTGTGCGCCACCGTCGTGACCAAGATCCTATGAACTTCGCGAAGGCATAAGTCATACCAATAAGCATCAAAAAGTGTAATTTTGATTTGCTATGAAACTTTGCCAACAAAGGGTTTTACGAATTTTATGATTACGCTTTTAGGCTCAAATTGGTGTCATAAGCTGGGCAGGATGCCGTGGTTAGTATGATCGGTGTCCTTGTGACCATTCTTTAGGGCCATTAGAAAAAAGATAGTGACTGGGCTAGAGGACGATGAATAAAGCTTTGACGGGATTGCTAGTTGCGATCGCATCTTGCAGTACTCTCTCATCGGCTCAG
The Acaryochloris marina S15 genome window above contains:
- a CDS encoding N-acetylmuramoyl-L-alanine amidase, yielding MKRFLGLAVLAGSLSLVYPHAAFAGDALGVVYPADGHETTAAQIFLIGTAPAKGDVTVNGKAIDRSPTGNFAPSFPLEIGENTFTLQYGDQTQTLKITRTAVSPSSTAGLSEDSLKPNTKIAKLPNEPVCFSTIAKPNAQLSVKIGPQTIPLQSQEKSVNLPPNSAALTQQNQPQTAEKPGIYKGCTTFSQPGVLGKPVFQLTKDGQTIQRTGTSTIEILSPQNFSVIEVTSDQGVSRTGPSTNYSRLTPLPKGTQARITGREGEWLRLDYGAWIKEKETRPLSQNILPHSIIRSLRSRQTPGWTEVVFPLQNPVPISVTQGDQTFTLTLHNTTAQTDVIFMNDDPVIRRLDWQQPAPGRVEYKFNLKPKQQWGYKLRYEGTSLILSLRHPPKSKGLANVKVLLDPGHGSEHDLGARGPTGLPEKEVTIVVSKLLQEELKKRGATVVMTREGDDDLYPQDRVDVINKTEPTIAISVHYNALPDSGDAVNTAGIGAFWYHAQSHDLAVFLHHYLVDDLKRPDYGIFWDNLALTRPTVAPTVLMELGFMINPTEFEWITDPKAQKQLAVSMADAIAAWFSKQ
- a CDS encoding AbrB family transcriptional regulator, encoding MPKLKKKTVKPLTGEKLLTKIKALGDLSREDKAKACGYYSFDPDGSERLNVMAFMNAVLDAEGVDLDAQPTSNGTGTSGRQPSYMVSVQTNGNLLVGAAYTKQMELTPGDMFEVTLGRKHIHLTKVETDS
- a CDS encoding RluA family pseudouridine synthase, giving the protein MNQGWTYHNQVDRAGAGLTLLGFYAQRYRHSSRSEWQVRIETGQVHLDGQRASPGTVLKQGQSLAYHRPPWQEPTVPLTFDVLYEDAEVLAIHKPSGLPVLPGGGFLEHTLIHQVQQYFPQGTPFPIHRLGRGTSGVVLMARSQPARAALSQQMRDRQIQKVYRALIGPEQTARPLAEQFEITQTIGKVPYPGLGYIYAATPKGRPAHSACTVLQRRSESTLLAVTITTGRPHQIRIHLATMGYPLLGDPLYGVGGQPPSASPEDLSRPVPGDCGYCLHAFSLQFSHPRTQDLMQVMSDPPAPLRLTSE
- a CDS encoding phytanoyl-CoA dioxygenase family protein, coding for MTLLEQSLPSFIRNTQAELHQQGYIILPHIFSDQTCHQISENLAEVTQSKPGTRRLLAFEWCQELARSLKSHPLISPLLGPNPVINQCTYFEKSPNQNWLVALHQDVSIAVQPNAVTTQLGISQKEGLSFVQPPVEVLKRLLALRVHLDDCTKDNGPLKVVPGSHQQGRLTDPMIAKLRDHSGDMSCLVTTGGVLAMRPLLLHASSKMALPQHRRVLHFLCGPRQLPNGLVWHEAI
- a CDS encoding glutathione S-transferase family protein — its product is MSTPLSWPELADRTDFHLDPANGPTNSQSCLRLFGQSEDDVRVTLFRDNHAWCPYCQKIWLWLEEKQIPYRIEKVTMFCYGEKERWYKQIVPSGMLPALELNGRVITESDDILIALEKEFGPMGKGMKDPAVMPLRQLERLLFRAWCTWLCYPSRPQQDQRNREQFVSVVKKVEAALSQTPGPYFLEEFGTADAIFTPYVERMNASLYYYKGYSLREENPRFSDWFDAMESRPTYRGTQSDFHTHAHDLPPQMGGCYKNDDPQTAINRNRVDNGPWTELPDVTYPEPETSRAEALHRMVKHHENIIKVNPANDELFDEALRCALTHLITGEVCSPPPGSDLGLRYLRDRISVPRDMSIYAAKRLKASLETTAALVGNRQGTPIPVRHRRDQDPMNFAKA